The following coding sequences are from one Paenibacillus sp. JDR-2 window:
- a CDS encoding helix-turn-helix domain-containing protein, whose translation MNQIAVNIHKIVVPGVTLVISISGDAHSWQERGIEDKEQFLAVNWCGYQRLQTRSLSRNREHGRVDFQLIYITGGKGRFRFHNETIEVPSGSLVVYTPGQPQHYSYQAEDGTEVYWIHFTGYSAYDYLQQFGLLTQPVHTVGIIDDVTALFKKIIQELNSHRPLGSHMVNAYLLEMLTLLGRRLQTAEEPGAQGRHPDINQMIAFIHEKYSESLSISDLAGECSLSVFRFIHKFKEVTGMTPMKYITEIRINEAKKLLSESSLHVKEVAAVVGYDNPLYFSRIFRSTVGIPPSEYKKQFQ comes from the coding sequence ATGAATCAAATTGCTGTAAACATACACAAAATTGTTGTTCCGGGAGTGACGCTTGTGATCAGTATATCCGGTGATGCCCACAGCTGGCAGGAGCGCGGAATTGAAGATAAAGAGCAATTTCTGGCCGTTAATTGGTGCGGCTACCAAAGGCTCCAGACAAGAAGCCTGTCACGCAATCGCGAGCATGGGCGGGTAGATTTTCAACTGATCTATATAACGGGCGGCAAAGGGCGCTTTCGATTCCATAACGAGACGATCGAGGTTCCAAGCGGCAGTCTGGTCGTCTACACGCCGGGGCAGCCGCAGCATTACAGCTATCAAGCCGAGGATGGCACGGAGGTCTATTGGATTCATTTTACCGGGTACAGCGCTTACGATTACCTGCAGCAATTCGGCCTGCTGACGCAGCCCGTTCATACAGTAGGGATAATAGACGACGTAACCGCCTTGTTCAAAAAAATTATCCAGGAGCTGAACAGCCACCGTCCGCTGGGCAGTCATATGGTTAACGCTTATTTGCTCGAGATGCTTACGCTGCTTGGCAGAAGGCTGCAAACGGCGGAAGAACCGGGAGCGCAGGGACGGCATCCCGATATTAATCAGATGATTGCTTTTATCCATGAAAAATACAGTGAAAGCCTCAGCATCTCCGACCTGGCAGGCGAATGCTCCTTGAGCGTATTCCGCTTTATTCACAAGTTCAAGGAAGTGACCGGCATGACGCCAATGAAATATATTACCGAGATTCGGATAAACGAAGCAAAAAAGCTGCTGTCCGAGTCCTCGCTTCATGTGAAGGAGGTCGCAGCGGTTGTAGGCTATGATAACCCGCTGTACTTCAGCCGGATATTCCGCAGCACCGTAGGCATTCCGCCAAGCGAATACAAGAAGCAATTCCAATGA
- a CDS encoding VOC family protein → MIIQRLELYTQKLPEQKSFYTGLLGMPLIEEADDSFTVMAGHTRLTFKQANESKVYHFAFNIEENKLESAVRFVRERTRTLSDGQEEIFRFEDWNAHACYFYDAAGNIVEFIARHNLASQAEGTFSIQDVLGISELGMPVEDVPEVVRYCREELGLDPWRGNGTDFQPVGDEHGLFIVASLDRSWFPTQTQAEVAPFIITIAGSQERRSVIPGYPYEIIISRSAIE, encoded by the coding sequence ATGATCATCCAACGGTTAGAGCTATATACGCAGAAATTACCGGAGCAAAAGAGCTTTTATACCGGGTTGCTGGGCATGCCATTAATAGAGGAAGCAGATGACTCCTTCACCGTAATGGCCGGGCACACGCGATTAACCTTTAAGCAGGCTAATGAAAGCAAGGTCTATCATTTTGCCTTTAATATTGAAGAGAATAAGCTGGAATCGGCGGTTCGCTTTGTGCGTGAACGAACCCGGACGCTTAGCGACGGGCAGGAGGAGATTTTCCGCTTTGAAGATTGGAACGCTCATGCCTGTTATTTCTACGATGCCGCGGGCAATATCGTTGAATTTATCGCACGGCATAACCTTGCCAGCCAAGCGGAGGGAACGTTCTCCATTCAGGATGTACTAGGTATCAGCGAGCTGGGCATGCCGGTAGAAGACGTGCCGGAGGTTGTTCGGTATTGCCGGGAGGAGCTGGGCCTTGATCCGTGGCGCGGCAACGGCACGGATTTCCAACCCGTTGGAGATGAGCATGGCCTGTTTATCGTAGCCTCGCTGGATCGGTCCTGGTTTCCGACGCAGACTCAAGCGGAGGTTGCTCCGTTTATCATCACGATAGCGGGATCGCAAGAACGGAGATCCGTAATTCCCGGCTATCCGTACGAGATCATCATCTCGCGCTCGGCCATAGAATAA
- a CDS encoding alpha-galactosidase, whose protein sequence is MAIIFDQESRVFHLQSKNTSYAFQILKQGYPAHIYWGKKVRGLQLNRLLQIKERASFSPNPDQNQLDLSLDALPQEYPSYGATDFRSPAYQVKLPNGSTILELTYQSHEIYSGKKKLEGLPAVYVESDSEAQTLELTLKDDLTGLTAVLSYTVFEDLDAITRSVKFVNSGEMTLDLQRALSMSVDFVHDRFEMLQLSGAWARERYVHKRKLEPGMQSVESRRGSSSHMQNPFLALLSEGATEDHGDVYGVNLVYSGSFIAGVEVDQYHSSRLFIGINPFDFNWKLEAGAQFQTPEAVMVFSPDGLGGMSRIYHELYRTRLVRGEFRDKTRPILVNNWEATYFNFNADKIGAIATAGKELGIEMFVLDDGWFGKRNADTTSLGDWFVDRNKLPNGLEDLVARVKRLDMQFGLWFEPEMISPESELYKAHPDWCLHVEGRRRSQGRNQLILDFSRQDVRDYIVKTVSDILSSAPITYVKWDMNRNMTEIGSALLPADRQRETAHRYMLGLYEVLETITTSFPHILFESCSGGGGRFDPGMLYYMPQTWTSDNTDAVSRLKIQYGTSIVYPISTMGAHVSAIPNHQVGRKASLETRGNVALSGNFGYELDLTVFTEEEKEAVKKQVALYKEVRPLVQFGDFYRLLSPFEGNETAWMFVSKDKSEAFVVYVSVLQEANQKLDRLRLKGLDPNFDYVLDGEEGAFGGDELMHAGIQAPLFHGDYSSKVFRFRAVK, encoded by the coding sequence ATGGCTATTATTTTCGATCAGGAATCCCGCGTATTTCATCTGCAATCCAAGAACACAAGCTACGCGTTTCAAATTTTGAAGCAGGGTTATCCCGCTCACATTTATTGGGGCAAGAAGGTAAGAGGCCTGCAGCTTAACCGTCTTCTCCAAATCAAAGAAAGAGCTTCGTTCAGCCCGAATCCGGACCAAAACCAGCTGGATCTGTCGCTCGATGCTTTGCCGCAGGAATATCCTTCCTATGGAGCAACCGATTTCCGTTCGCCGGCCTACCAAGTGAAGCTGCCTAACGGCTCGACGATTCTGGAATTGACTTATCAATCCCATGAAATCTACAGCGGGAAGAAGAAGCTCGAAGGCCTGCCGGCTGTTTATGTCGAGTCGGACTCGGAAGCACAGACGCTTGAGCTGACTCTGAAGGATGACCTGACCGGTCTTACGGCGGTATTGTCCTATACCGTATTCGAGGATCTTGACGCGATTACGCGTTCCGTGAAATTCGTTAATAGCGGCGAGATGACGCTGGATCTGCAGCGCGCGCTTAGCATGAGCGTTGATTTTGTCCATGACCGTTTCGAAATGCTGCAATTGTCCGGCGCATGGGCGCGCGAGCGTTACGTGCACAAGCGGAAGCTTGAGCCAGGCATGCAATCCGTCGAGAGCCGCCGCGGTTCCTCCAGCCATATGCAAAATCCGTTCCTCGCCTTGCTCAGCGAAGGCGCAACCGAGGATCATGGCGATGTTTACGGCGTTAACCTTGTGTACAGCGGCAGCTTTATTGCGGGTGTTGAAGTCGATCAATACCATTCGTCTCGTTTGTTTATCGGCATTAATCCATTCGACTTCAACTGGAAGCTGGAAGCCGGAGCGCAGTTCCAAACGCCGGAAGCGGTTATGGTGTTCTCGCCTGACGGACTTGGCGGCATGTCCCGCATTTACCACGAGCTTTATCGCACAAGACTGGTTCGCGGGGAGTTCCGCGACAAGACCCGTCCAATTCTCGTCAACAACTGGGAAGCGACGTACTTCAACTTCAACGCGGACAAAATCGGAGCGATCGCTACAGCGGGCAAAGAGCTTGGCATCGAAATGTTTGTTCTCGACGACGGCTGGTTCGGCAAACGGAACGCGGACACAACATCGCTTGGCGACTGGTTTGTTGACCGTAACAAGCTGCCGAACGGACTCGAGGATCTGGTTGCGCGGGTAAAACGCCTGGATATGCAGTTTGGCCTGTGGTTTGAGCCGGAGATGATCTCGCCGGAGAGCGAGCTGTACAAGGCGCATCCGGACTGGTGCCTCCATGTGGAAGGCCGCCGCAGATCGCAAGGCCGCAATCAACTCATTCTGGACTTCTCCCGTCAGGATGTTAGAGACTACATCGTGAAGACCGTATCGGATATCCTGTCGAGCGCGCCAATCACTTACGTGAAATGGGACATGAACCGCAACATGACGGAGATCGGTTCCGCTCTCCTGCCGGCTGACCGCCAGCGCGAGACGGCTCACCGCTACATGCTGGGACTGTATGAAGTGCTCGAGACGATTACGACATCGTTCCCTCATATTCTGTTCGAGAGCTGCTCGGGCGGCGGCGGACGTTTCGATCCGGGCATGCTGTACTACATGCCGCAAACCTGGACCAGCGATAACACCGATGCGGTATCCCGTCTGAAAATCCAGTACGGCACAAGCATCGTTTATCCGATCAGCACGATGGGCGCCCATGTATCGGCGATTCCGAACCATCAGGTTGGCCGTAAAGCCTCCCTTGAAACTCGCGGCAACGTAGCTTTGTCGGGCAACTTCGGCTATGAGCTGGACCTCACCGTGTTTACGGAAGAAGAAAAAGAAGCCGTGAAGAAGCAGGTTGCCCTGTACAAAGAGGTTCGTCCTTTGGTGCAATTCGGCGACTTCTACCGTCTGCTTAGCCCGTTTGAGGGCAATGAAACGGCTTGGATGTTTGTCTCCAAAGACAAGAGCGAAGCGTTTGTCGTTTACGTGTCCGTTCTTCAAGAGGCTAATCAGAAGCTGGACCGCCTCCGCCTGAAAGGGCTTGATCCGAACTTCGACTATGTACTCGACGGAGAAGAAGGCGCATTTGGCGGCGACGAGCTGATGCATGCCGGCATTCAGGCACCTCTGTTCCATGGCGATTATTCGAGCAAGGTATTCCGCTTCCGCGCGGTAAAATAA
- a CDS encoding LacI family DNA-binding transcriptional regulator: MATIKQIASEAGVSPATVSRVLNNDLSLSVSEETRSRIFSIAEQLQYKPARLKRMKQDQLLSTIKVGLVMWSTLEDEHSDPYFGAIRRGIETRCEELGIGIDKVIRGVLKSEATPLSELDGLIVVGSVDDQEVYRLYPRKDRVIFVNHDQTPDDCDSVQLNFGQAMKEVLRHLYELGHTEIGFIGGSSNPVVHREDGKHEDQRTTIFAELQQKKGNYNPELMYLADWSSNGGYEAMLRMLDDGHRPTACFVASDPMAVGVLRALHERGLRVPEDMAVIGFDDIEVSAFLTPPLTTVRVHTELMGRTAVQLLLERVEGRDITSHITINTKLIVRESSGTSR; encoded by the coding sequence ATGGCTACGATTAAACAAATTGCTAGCGAAGCGGGCGTCTCGCCTGCGACGGTATCGCGGGTGCTGAATAACGATTTGTCGCTGAGTGTCAGTGAAGAGACGCGCAGCCGCATCTTTAGTATTGCCGAACAGCTGCAATATAAGCCGGCGCGCCTCAAGCGAATGAAACAGGATCAGCTGCTCTCCACGATAAAGGTTGGTCTCGTCATGTGGTCAACGCTTGAAGATGAGCATAGCGATCCGTACTTTGGTGCCATCCGGCGCGGCATTGAAACACGCTGCGAAGAGCTTGGCATCGGAATCGATAAAGTTATACGCGGTGTTCTGAAGTCCGAAGCAACGCCGCTTTCGGAGCTGGACGGGCTTATTGTAGTTGGCTCCGTTGATGATCAGGAGGTATACCGGCTGTATCCGCGCAAGGACAGAGTGATCTTCGTCAATCACGACCAGACGCCGGATGATTGCGATTCCGTCCAGCTTAACTTTGGTCAGGCGATGAAGGAAGTGCTTCGTCATTTGTACGAGCTGGGGCATACGGAGATTGGCTTTATCGGAGGAAGCTCCAATCCGGTGGTGCACCGGGAAGACGGAAAACACGAGGATCAGCGGACGACCATATTTGCCGAGCTGCAGCAGAAAAAGGGCAATTACAACCCGGAGCTGATGTATTTGGCGGATTGGTCGTCGAATGGCGGATATGAAGCCATGCTTCGGATGCTGGACGACGGGCACCGGCCTACGGCCTGCTTTGTTGCCAGCGATCCGATGGCGGTTGGCGTGCTTCGCGCCCTTCATGAACGCGGTCTTCGCGTTCCGGAGGATATGGCGGTCATCGGCTTCGACGATATTGAGGTATCGGCCTTCCTTACGCCGCCGCTTACAACCGTGCGCGTCCACACTGAACTGATGGGCCGGACGGCCGTGCAGCTGCTGCTTGAACGAGTAGAGGGAAGAGACATCACCTCGCATATTACGATTAACACAAAGCTGATCGTTAGGGAGAGCAGCGGAACGAGCCGGTAA
- a CDS encoding ABC transporter ATP-binding protein, which yields MRQRIVLQNITHSFEDGGTQRLVLDNLNLNVAEGELVAVMGPSGSGKSTFLSIAGALLEPTSGEVLVDGQSVIGKAHQELSDMRLHKLGFIFQSANLIPYLKVEEQLLFVAKQGGMDKSKATVRARELLQKLGLTHRRSAYPEKLSGGERQRVAIARALMNDPAVLLADEPTASLDASRGMDVVRMIAGEAKEQGKAAIMVTHDERVLPLCDRVLYLEEGRLVEH from the coding sequence ATGAGACAACGGATCGTTTTGCAAAATATTACGCATTCGTTCGAGGATGGCGGCACGCAGCGTTTAGTCCTGGATAATCTGAATTTAAACGTTGCGGAAGGCGAGCTTGTTGCCGTAATGGGGCCGTCAGGCTCCGGGAAAAGCACGTTCCTTTCCATTGCGGGAGCGCTTCTCGAGCCAACAAGCGGCGAGGTACTCGTTGACGGACAATCGGTCATCGGCAAAGCTCATCAGGAGCTGTCGGACATGAGGCTTCATAAGCTTGGGTTTATTTTTCAAAGCGCCAATCTGATCCCGTATTTGAAAGTGGAAGAGCAGCTGTTGTTCGTGGCGAAGCAGGGAGGCATGGACAAATCGAAGGCAACGGTCAGGGCGAGGGAGCTGCTTCAGAAGCTAGGCTTGACCCATCGCCGCAGCGCCTATCCGGAGAAGCTGTCCGGGGGAGAACGCCAGCGCGTTGCAATCGCCAGAGCGCTGATGAATGATCCAGCCGTGTTGCTTGCGGACGAACCAACGGCCAGCCTCGACGCAAGCCGCGGGATGGATGTTGTGCGCATGATTGCGGGCGAGGCTAAGGAGCAGGGCAAGGCCGCTATTATGGTTACCCACGATGAACGGGTTCTTCCGTTATGCGACCGTGTTTTGTATCTGGAGGAAGGGCGTTTAGTGGAGCATTAG
- a CDS encoding ABC transporter permease, translating into MYLAIREMRFAKVRYTLIATIMLLVSFLVLFVTGLARGLAYDNAASIENMDATHFVMEKDSNHRFTRSQVGVEALERAKSIAGEKNAQPLGVRMTTVTLEGNKLDVTLLAVEPEGWLTPPVVEGSALTEAGVGSVLVDSKLKDSGVRIGSTLVDQASGMKWTVGGFVSRESFSHSPAVFLSEHDWQQLQQVAAARSGMPTDTTYSAIAVKASKQQAERLAEALPDNEVVTKSEAVSAIPGYKEEQGSLMMMIVFLFVISAFVLAVFFYVITIQKSSQFGILKAIGTRASYLAGSVALQVLLLCLGSLTISVLLVQALESVLPSGMPFQLPASTLALTSGAFMAMSLAGSLLSVWKVSRINALDAIGRTAA; encoded by the coding sequence ATGTATTTGGCTATACGGGAAATGAGGTTTGCTAAAGTCCGCTATACGCTTATCGCAACGATTATGCTGCTGGTCTCTTTTCTGGTCCTGTTCGTTACGGGACTTGCGCGGGGACTCGCTTACGACAACGCGGCATCGATAGAAAATATGGACGCTACGCATTTTGTAATGGAGAAGGATTCCAATCATCGGTTTACCCGCTCTCAGGTTGGAGTGGAGGCTCTGGAACGGGCCAAGTCGATCGCCGGCGAGAAAAACGCGCAGCCGCTTGGCGTCCGGATGACTACCGTAACCCTGGAAGGGAATAAGCTTGATGTGACATTGCTTGCCGTGGAGCCTGAAGGCTGGCTTACGCCGCCAGTAGTTGAGGGGAGTGCACTTACAGAGGCCGGTGTCGGTTCCGTGCTTGTCGACAGCAAGTTAAAGGATTCGGGAGTTCGCATCGGTTCAACGCTTGTTGATCAGGCTTCCGGCATGAAATGGACGGTTGGCGGCTTTGTTAGCCGGGAATCGTTCAGTCATTCCCCCGCCGTATTTCTAAGCGAGCATGACTGGCAGCAGCTTCAGCAGGTGGCGGCGGCTAGGAGCGGGATGCCAACCGACACAACCTACAGCGCCATTGCGGTTAAGGCCAGCAAGCAGCAGGCCGAGCGCCTTGCCGAAGCCTTGCCGGATAACGAGGTCGTGACGAAATCGGAGGCTGTCTCGGCAATACCCGGCTATAAGGAAGAGCAGGGTTCGCTAATGATGATGATTGTGTTCCTGTTTGTCATTTCGGCGTTTGTCCTGGCGGTATTTTTTTATGTCATTACGATTCAGAAGAGCAGCCAATTCGGTATCCTGAAGGCTATCGGTACACGCGCCTCTTACCTTGCCGGAAGCGTGGCTTTGCAAGTGCTGCTCTTATGCCTGGGAAGCTTGACCATCAGCGTGCTTCTGGTTCAAGCGTTGGAATCGGTATTGCCTAGCGGCATGCCGTTTCAGCTTCCCGCCTCTACGCTTGCTCTTACAAGCGGCGCTTTTATGGCCATGTCGCTGGCAGGCTCCTTGCTATCCGTATGGAAAGTGAGCAGAATAAACGCCTTGGATGCGATAGGGAGGACGGCAGCATGA
- a CDS encoding sensor histidine kinase, translated as MKSLYFRVFLITAAVILVSSIIGFLVSNLYYHMKLKSFNDEKLVGIAQQMESFIETEPAGMERYLQNAASLGYEIYVTDGQGETHFYGRSFREQDLDQQAVALVLGGEVYHGVAQFPNKPFITGFFDNRLSNTVGVLVQSSGKSYALFMRPDVLLQFGELRTFFALVGLYTVIISILLFLISTRYLVKPITRLSEATKRIAQGNYNLRLPTRRRDEIGQLAEHFMTMSKELERVDQTRQQFVSNVSHEIQSPLTSIQGFAAVLREQELPSEERKHYADIIEAESRHLSILSKQLLLLSSLEQGEEALNKKHFSLYKHIRQAVQVLQWQLEEKDLLLKLSVPDSIAIYGDEVLLQQVWMNLLGNAINYIPPGRSIEVLAEKTLSDIVIVVSDTGEGIPPEHIPFLFDRFYRVDRARERTSGRTGLGLAIVKKIVQLHGGRIEVESSPGAGTRITVSLPDL; from the coding sequence ATGAAATCTCTGTACTTCCGGGTATTTCTGATCACCGCGGCAGTGATACTGGTCAGCAGCATAATCGGATTTCTGGTTTCCAACCTGTATTACCATATGAAGCTGAAGTCTTTCAACGATGAGAAGCTGGTGGGGATTGCCCAGCAGATGGAGAGCTTTATCGAGACGGAGCCTGCCGGGATGGAGCGTTATTTGCAAAATGCGGCTTCGCTTGGTTACGAGATTTACGTGACGGACGGTCAAGGAGAAACGCATTTTTACGGCCGGAGCTTTCGCGAGCAGGATCTGGATCAACAGGCCGTAGCGCTCGTGCTCGGCGGAGAAGTGTACCACGGAGTGGCGCAGTTCCCGAACAAGCCGTTTATTACCGGGTTTTTCGATAACCGGTTAAGCAATACGGTAGGCGTGCTTGTGCAGTCTTCGGGGAAAAGCTATGCCTTGTTCATGCGGCCGGACGTTCTTTTGCAGTTTGGCGAGCTTCGCACCTTTTTTGCCCTGGTCGGTTTGTATACGGTAATAATCAGTATTCTCTTGTTCCTGATCAGTACCCGCTATTTGGTCAAGCCGATCACAAGACTATCGGAGGCGACCAAGCGTATCGCGCAAGGCAATTACAACCTTCGCCTGCCAACGAGAAGACGCGATGAGATCGGCCAGCTTGCCGAGCATTTCATGACCATGAGCAAGGAGCTCGAGCGCGTCGATCAGACCCGCCAGCAGTTCGTTTCGAATGTGTCGCATGAAATTCAATCGCCGCTTACCTCGATTCAGGGGTTTGCCGCCGTGCTAAGGGAGCAAGAGCTTCCAAGCGAGGAACGCAAGCATTATGCGGATATTATTGAAGCGGAAAGCCGCCATCTCTCTATCCTCAGCAAGCAACTGCTGCTTCTTTCTTCGCTCGAGCAAGGCGAAGAGGCTTTAAATAAAAAGCATTTTTCCCTCTATAAACATATTCGCCAAGCCGTGCAGGTTCTGCAGTGGCAGCTGGAGGAGAAGGATTTGCTGCTTAAGCTGTCCGTTCCCGACTCCATTGCGATTTATGGCGATGAGGTGCTGCTGCAGCAGGTGTGGATGAATCTGCTTGGCAATGCCATCAACTATATTCCGCCCGGGAGAAGCATTGAGGTGCTCGCGGAAAAGACGTTGTCCGATATCGTTATCGTAGTCTCGGATACGGGGGAGGGAATCCCGCCTGAGCATATTCCTTTTCTGTTTGACCGTTTTTACCGGGTTGACCGTGCCCGCGAGCGGACTTCGGGGCGGACTGGCCTTGGACTCGCTATCGTGAAAAAGATCGTGCAGCTGCACGGTGGGCGCATCGAAGTCGAAAGCTCGCCCGGAGCGGGCACTCGTATTACAGTCAGCCTTCCCGATTTGTAA
- a CDS encoding response regulator transcription factor, whose product MYHLLLADDDPNIRALVRFVMTREGYQVYEAQDGAEAVEVMQRAPINLAIIDVMMPRIDGFELCEYIRERYDIPIIMLTAKDQLSDKEQGYLRGTDDYVTKPFEPEELLFRVKALFRRYNQVSHDLIRMNRITIDRKNVEVTDGQSVLLLPMKEFELLAQLAQYPGRLFSREELIRLVWAADFEGDDRTVDVHIKRLRQRFADYAEDFTIQTVRGIGYKVEVKGK is encoded by the coding sequence ATGTATCATTTGCTCCTGGCTGACGACGATCCGAATATTAGAGCGCTTGTCCGTTTCGTGATGACCCGCGAAGGCTATCAGGTGTATGAAGCGCAAGACGGGGCCGAGGCGGTGGAGGTCATGCAGCGCGCGCCGATAAATCTGGCCATTATTGATGTAATGATGCCGCGGATAGACGGATTTGAGCTATGCGAGTACATCCGGGAGCGTTATGATATCCCGATTATCATGCTGACGGCTAAAGATCAGCTGTCGGATAAAGAGCAGGGTTATCTGAGGGGAACCGATGATTACGTGACCAAGCCTTTTGAACCGGAGGAGCTGCTGTTTCGGGTTAAAGCGTTGTTCCGCCGTTATAATCAGGTATCCCATGATCTGATCCGCATGAACCGCATTACGATTGACCGCAAAAACGTAGAGGTCACCGACGGCCAATCGGTTCTTCTGCTGCCGATGAAAGAATTCGAGCTTCTCGCCCAGCTTGCTCAATACCCGGGACGGCTGTTTTCCCGCGAGGAGCTGATTCGACTCGTGTGGGCGGCAGATTTCGAAGGGGATGACCGGACCGTAGACGTGCATATTAAGCGGCTCCGCCAGCGCTTTGCCGATTACGCCGAAGATTTTACGATCCAGACGGTACGGGGGATCGGGTACAAGGTTGAGGTGAAGGGAAAATGA
- a CDS encoding 4Fe-4S dicluster domain-containing protein — protein sequence MIELVSEERCISCSICVKVCPTNVFDKGEDGIPVIARQSDCQTCFICEVYCPADALYVSPYAEQTVEVNEQELAGQGVLGSWRAIIGWGPGRTRIAAIDTTPFIDRILPPRTVRPQGVSEVVRGGSQTN from the coding sequence ATGATTGAATTAGTCAGCGAGGAACGGTGCATTTCCTGCAGCATCTGCGTTAAGGTATGCCCGACCAATGTTTTCGATAAAGGCGAGGACGGCATCCCCGTCATTGCGCGGCAAAGCGACTGCCAGACCTGCTTTATTTGCGAAGTTTATTGCCCGGCGGATGCGCTGTATGTCTCGCCCTATGCCGAGCAGACCGTGGAAGTGAACGAGCAGGAGCTGGCCGGGCAAGGCGTGCTCGGCAGCTGGCGAGCCATTATCGGCTGGGGACCGGGACGCACGAGGATTGCGGCCATCGACACAACGCCGTTTATCGACCGGATCCTGCCTCCCCGTACGGTCCGTCCGCAAGGCGTATCGGAAGTCGTTCGGGGCGGAAGTCAAACGAACTGA
- a CDS encoding FAD-dependent oxidoreductase, with amino-acid sequence MSHSAERRLTADVLVIGGGPAGAWAAWSAATNGAKVVLADKGFLGSSGATAPGGTNLLYLPPDEEMRKRAVDERMKQGGYLAEPAWIHRVLDQVYTNMELIEQWGYPFVRDENGTPMRDHLHGPEYMSIMRKVVKRAGVKVLDQSPALELLVDEFGVGGARGVSRQDNQTWEVRANAVVIATGGCAFLSNGLGCNVLTGDGYLMAGELGVELSGMEFTRKYAPSPAFGSNTRSRLLGWATYYDHAGQEIIAGRQGDFLAEALLKGPVYAIMNKADTPEKQAILRKSHAIFFLPYDRAGIDVFTEPFPLTLRYEGTVRGTGGIRIVGDDCSTTVGGLFAAGDAATRERITGSASGGGAFNASWAICSGTWAGKGAAAYALSHRSSAAERDLKPAGRYGLGTVPASSAVSSQELIKDIQSQVLPLDINYFRSERGLKLALRQLDEVWKRVNDLAPQSMLEQVRARETAAMAATARWMYTAALSRKESRSGGLHVLAEYPGQDEEQQYRLLVSGLEEIRVRAEKVPSSGSDVVPTGAAAASGEVQAG; translated from the coding sequence ATGAGTCATTCGGCAGAGCGGCGGCTGACCGCGGATGTGCTTGTGATTGGCGGCGGTCCTGCCGGAGCTTGGGCGGCTTGGAGCGCGGCCACTAACGGCGCCAAGGTCGTACTGGCAGACAAGGGCTTCCTTGGCAGCAGCGGCGCAACGGCTCCGGGAGGCACGAATCTGCTTTATTTGCCGCCTGACGAAGAAATGAGAAAGCGCGCCGTGGATGAGCGGATGAAGCAGGGCGGGTATTTGGCGGAGCCGGCATGGATTCACCGGGTGCTTGACCAAGTGTATACCAACATGGAGCTGATCGAGCAGTGGGGCTATCCGTTCGTCCGCGACGAGAACGGCACTCCGATGCGCGATCATCTTCACGGTCCCGAATATATGTCGATTATGCGCAAGGTCGTAAAGCGTGCCGGGGTCAAAGTGCTCGACCAGTCGCCGGCTCTTGAGCTGCTGGTTGATGAGTTTGGCGTAGGCGGCGCTCGCGGCGTGTCCCGGCAGGATAACCAGACCTGGGAGGTGCGCGCGAATGCCGTTGTTATCGCAACGGGCGGCTGCGCTTTTCTGAGCAATGGACTAGGCTGCAATGTATTGACCGGCGACGGTTACTTAATGGCAGGCGAGCTTGGCGTAGAGCTGTCGGGGATGGAATTTACCCGCAAGTATGCTCCTTCTCCGGCTTTCGGCTCCAATACCCGCTCAAGACTGCTTGGATGGGCAACTTATTACGATCATGCCGGCCAAGAGATTATTGCGGGGCGCCAGGGAGATTTTCTGGCGGAGGCTCTGCTCAAGGGACCCGTGTATGCGATTATGAACAAAGCGGATACTCCGGAGAAGCAGGCCATCTTACGAAAATCCCATGCGATCTTTTTCCTGCCGTATGACCGCGCGGGGATTGACGTGTTTACCGAGCCCTTCCCGCTCACGCTGCGTTATGAAGGGACCGTAAGAGGGACGGGCGGCATCCGGATTGTAGGCGATGATTGCAGCACAACGGTAGGAGGATTGTTCGCCGCAGGGGATGCGGCAACACGCGAGCGTATTACCGGTTCGGCATCCGGCGGAGGCGCCTTTAACGCATCGTGGGCGATCTGCTCGGGAACCTGGGCGGGCAAAGGCGCTGCCGCTTATGCTTTGTCTCACCGGAGCAGCGCGGCGGAACGCGACTTGAAGCCAGCCGGGCGCTACGGGCTTGGCACGGTGCCGGCTTCTTCCGCAGTGTCTTCGCAGGAGCTGATCAAGGATATACAAAGTCAGGTTCTTCCGCTCGACATTAATTATTTCCGCAGCGAACGGGGGCTGAAGCTGGCTTTGCGTCAGCTGGATGAGGTATGGAAGCGGGTGAATGATCTAGCGCCGCAATCCATGCTGGAACAGGTGCGCGCCCGCGAGACCGCGGCGATGGCGGCAACTGCCCGTTGGATGTATACGGCAGCGTTGTCGCGGAAGGAATCCCGGAGCGGCGGCCTGCATGTGCTGGCGGAATATCCCGGTCAGGACGAAGAGCAGCAGTACCGGCTGCTCGTCTCGGGACTCGAAGAGATCCGTGTCCGGGCGGAGAAGGTACCGAGTTCGGGGAGTGACGTTGTACCAACCGGGGCAGCGGCTGCTTCCGGGGAGGTGCAGGCCGGATGA